A single Tuberibacillus sp. Marseille-P3662 DNA region contains:
- the metA gene encoding homoserine O-acetyltransferase MetA — translation MPINIPKLLPARNTLEKENIFVMENERAVTQDIRPLNIVILNLMPEKQKTETHLLRLLGNTPLQVNVTFLRTATHESKSTSQSHLAQFYETFSNIKDRRIDGMIITGAPIEQLPFEEVNYWQELTEIMEWTKTHVTSVLHICWGAQAALYYHYGIGKFDLPEKCTGIFKHQLADSTVKLVRGFDEEFLAPHSRYTDVLEEEILAHPELTLLSSSEDAGPFMMLSKDERHVMITGHLEYGAETLAEEYRRDIDRGLDAAIPKGYFPGDNPDNKPLNRWRSHAHLLFSNWLNYYVYQETPFEWE, via the coding sequence CCGATTAACATCCCTAAGTTGTTGCCTGCGCGCAATACGCTTGAAAAGGAAAACATATTTGTTATGGAGAATGAGCGGGCGGTGACTCAAGACATTCGTCCATTAAATATTGTGATTTTAAATCTCATGCCGGAAAAGCAAAAAACGGAAACCCATCTCTTGCGTCTATTGGGGAACACACCGCTGCAAGTGAATGTTACTTTTCTTCGTACTGCTACGCATGAGTCCAAAAGTACAAGTCAGTCTCATCTTGCACAGTTCTATGAAACCTTTTCTAACATTAAAGATCGCCGGATTGATGGGATGATTATTACTGGGGCCCCAATAGAGCAGTTGCCTTTCGAGGAAGTGAACTATTGGCAAGAGCTCACTGAAATTATGGAATGGACGAAAACACATGTCACCTCTGTTTTACATATCTGTTGGGGAGCCCAAGCGGCCCTTTATTATCACTATGGCATAGGCAAATTCGATCTTCCAGAAAAGTGTACAGGCATTTTCAAACATCAGCTTGCCGATTCAACGGTCAAACTTGTGAGAGGGTTTGATGAAGAATTCTTAGCACCGCATTCCCGGTATACTGACGTTTTAGAAGAAGAGATTCTTGCTCATCCTGAATTGACATTGTTGTCTTCATCAGAAGATGCCGGACCGTTTATGATGTTATCAAAAGACGAACGGCATGTCATGATTACTGGGCACTTAGAATATGGGGCTGAAACACTGGCTGAAGAGTACAGGCGCGATATTGATCGAGGCTTGGATGCTGCGATACCCAAAGGATACTTTCCAGGTGATAATCCAGACAATAAACCGCTCAATCGTTGGCGTTCGCATGCCCATCTATTGTTCTCGAACTGGCTGAACTATTATGTGTATCAAGAGACGCCGTTTGAGTGGGAATAA